From a region of the Halolamina sp. CBA1230 genome:
- a CDS encoding AEC family transporter — MSLVSIFASAILPIVLIAGVGVVLGRARDVEPGPLNTATVYVLAPALVLHSLLDTGLGSGTLLRIAAGVTAFTLAMAGLVELSGRLLGVDDATLSALVLVATFPNAGNYGIPVSDFAFGSVGRGVAVLYVAVQSVLMYTVGVYVASRGGGSAGVGALKRVFRIPLIYAVAGGLLLRAVDLVPASDSTAMETLQLVGDASIPVMLLIMGIQLANTDFGTALPQLTVATVGKMVVAPVVAVGVALLLGFEEPTVARTFVLESAMPAAVTPLVLLIEFADDVEVGGVTAPEFVSTTVAVTTLLSVPLLTLLISLLQSGTLI; from the coding sequence GTGTCGCTGGTCTCCATCTTCGCGTCGGCGATCCTCCCGATCGTCCTGATCGCTGGCGTCGGCGTCGTGCTCGGCCGAGCGCGGGACGTCGAGCCCGGCCCGCTCAACACCGCGACGGTGTACGTGCTCGCGCCGGCGCTGGTGCTGCACAGCCTGCTCGACACGGGGTTGGGCAGCGGGACGCTGCTCCGCATCGCGGCGGGGGTGACGGCGTTTACGCTCGCCATGGCCGGCCTCGTCGAGCTCTCGGGCCGCCTGCTCGGCGTCGACGACGCGACGCTGTCGGCGCTGGTGCTGGTGGCGACGTTCCCCAACGCCGGCAACTACGGGATCCCCGTCAGCGACTTCGCGTTCGGCAGCGTCGGCCGTGGCGTGGCGGTGCTGTACGTCGCGGTCCAGTCGGTGCTGATGTACACCGTCGGCGTGTACGTCGCCTCCCGCGGCGGCGGGAGCGCGGGGGTGGGCGCGCTCAAGCGCGTGTTCCGCATCCCACTGATCTACGCGGTCGCCGGCGGCCTGCTCCTGCGCGCCGTCGACCTCGTACCCGCGAGCGACTCGACGGCGATGGAGACGCTCCAACTGGTCGGCGACGCCTCGATCCCGGTGATGCTGCTGATCATGGGGATCCAACTGGCGAACACCGACTTCGGCACCGCCCTCCCACAGCTCACCGTCGCGACCGTCGGGAAGATGGTCGTCGCGCCCGTCGTCGCGGTTGGCGTCGCGCTGCTGCTCGGCTTCGAGGAGCCGACCGTCGCCCGGACGTTCGTGCTGGAGTCGGCGATGCCCGCGGCGGTGACGCCGCTGGTGCTGCTGATCGAGTTCGCCGACGACGTGGAGGTCGGCGGCGTCACGGCGCCGGAGTTCGTCTCGACGACGGTGGCGGTGACGACGCTTTTGTCGGTGCCGCTGCTGACGCTGCTGATCTCGCTGTTGCAGTCGGGCACGCTGATCTGA
- the corA gene encoding magnesium/cobalt transporter CorA, giving the protein MTLQAVVYTSDGVEEYDDVGAAIDAPGETWVHASGEEQSDLAALRERFDIHPLAVEDALDENTRPKTEEYADHTFVLVKTTKLSQRDDVAFGKEIHTQSVGLFVGDGWLVTIAPPDLELVAPTAPAWTRNSSRVADRGADFLAYRVLDAIVDDYFDVLDEIETDIEAVEERVLNHPEPEILEELNGVRRDLLAFRKVAWPAREAVSSLSRGDIPQVAERNEKYFRDVYDHLVQVVDLIETYRDLTGGSRDIYLNAVSQSTNDVMKTLTVVATIFIPLTFVVGVYGMNFSGTPFAMPELGWTYGYPATMLGMTLVAALMLAQFRRRGWL; this is encoded by the coding sequence ATGACGCTCCAGGCGGTCGTCTACACGAGCGACGGCGTCGAGGAGTACGACGACGTTGGCGCGGCAATCGACGCCCCGGGCGAGACGTGGGTCCACGCCTCCGGCGAGGAGCAGTCCGATCTGGCGGCGCTCCGGGAGCGGTTCGACATCCACCCGCTGGCGGTCGAGGACGCGCTCGACGAGAACACCCGGCCGAAAACCGAGGAGTACGCCGATCACACGTTCGTGCTGGTGAAGACGACGAAGCTCAGCCAGCGCGACGACGTGGCGTTCGGGAAGGAGATCCACACCCAGTCGGTTGGGCTGTTCGTCGGCGACGGCTGGCTGGTGACGATCGCGCCGCCGGATCTCGAACTGGTGGCACCGACGGCGCCCGCCTGGACCAGAAACAGCAGCCGGGTCGCCGACCGCGGCGCGGATTTCCTCGCTTACCGCGTGCTCGACGCCATCGTCGACGACTACTTCGACGTGCTCGACGAGATCGAGACCGACATCGAGGCCGTCGAGGAGCGAGTGCTGAACCACCCGGAACCCGAGATCCTCGAGGAACTCAACGGCGTGCGCCGGGACCTGCTCGCCTTCCGGAAAGTGGCGTGGCCCGCCCGCGAGGCCGTCTCCTCGCTCTCCCGTGGCGACATCCCGCAGGTCGCCGAGCGCAACGAGAAGTACTTCCGGGACGTGTACGACCATCTCGTCCAGGTGGTCGACCTGATCGAGACGTACCGCGACCTGACCGGCGGCTCGCGTGATATCTACCTCAACGCCGTCTCCCAGTCGACCAACGACGTGATGAAGACGCTGACCGTGGTCGCGACCATCTTCATCCCGCTGACGTTCGTCGTCGGCGTCTACGGGATGAACTTCTCGGGCACTCCCTTCGCGATGCCGGAACTCGGCTGGACGTACGGCTACCCGGCGACGATGCTCGGAATGACGCTGGTGGCGGCGCTGATGCTCGCGCAGTTCCGGCGGCGCGGCTGGCTCTGA
- a CDS encoding RNA-guided endonuclease TnpB family protein has product MEYSHRYHAYPTGEVAERLDHHLDVHRQLYNHVRWDYEQAPADDKPSEYDQNNKLPEWKQRWPVFSELHSKAAQATVARFHRNLSTLKKKKANGHKVGRLKRQAPTEYRSVTYNQSGFDLDEKRDHGKYAYVRFSKIGWVKIRYSRPIPDHATIKEVTFKKETTGEWFVSFGLETDDADLPTKPDVGSLNASNSVGIDLGIQNYIHTSDGKTVDWLDLEDEYERLCREQRKLSRKNHGSNNWEKQRQEVAKVKRRIQRKVLDYQHKLTTWLVNEHDAVFVEDLDVAGMLQGDGNARNKQDAAWRQLITLLEYKADLYGTHVVQVEPEGTTKECASCGVETAKPIWVREHSCPSCGFETDRDANAAMNVLQRGFAELGLGWPETTPVETVTATDTTQFESVSASHVIETGSLPS; this is encoded by the coding sequence ATGGAGTACAGTCACCGCTACCACGCCTATCCGACAGGAGAGGTAGCGGAGCGACTGGACCACCATCTCGACGTTCATCGCCAACTCTACAACCACGTCCGCTGGGACTACGAACAAGCCCCAGCGGACGATAAACCGTCCGAGTACGACCAGAACAACAAGCTCCCGGAGTGGAAGCAACGGTGGCCGGTGTTCAGTGAACTGCACTCGAAGGCCGCGCAAGCCACCGTCGCCCGCTTCCATCGGAATCTCTCGACCCTCAAAAAGAAGAAAGCGAACGGGCACAAGGTTGGTCGGCTCAAACGGCAAGCACCCACTGAGTATCGGAGCGTGACGTACAACCAGTCTGGTTTCGACCTCGATGAAAAGAGGGACCACGGCAAGTACGCATACGTCCGCTTCAGTAAGATTGGCTGGGTGAAAATCCGGTACTCCCGCCCGATCCCCGACCACGCCACCATCAAGGAAGTCACATTTAAGAAGGAGACAACCGGCGAGTGGTTCGTCTCCTTCGGACTGGAAACCGACGATGCTGACCTGCCGACGAAACCCGACGTGGGCTCGCTGAACGCGAGCAACAGCGTGGGTATCGACCTCGGGATCCAGAACTACATCCACACTAGCGACGGCAAGACCGTGGACTGGCTCGATCTCGAAGACGAGTACGAGCGATTGTGCCGTGAGCAACGCAAGCTCTCGCGGAAAAACCACGGGTCAAACAACTGGGAGAAGCAACGCCAAGAAGTTGCGAAGGTCAAGCGTCGTATCCAGCGGAAGGTGCTGGACTACCAGCACAAGTTGACGACGTGGCTCGTTAACGAGCACGATGCCGTGTTCGTGGAAGACCTCGATGTAGCGGGGATGCTTCAGGGCGACGGCAACGCTCGGAACAAGCAGGACGCAGCGTGGCGACAACTCATCACCTTGCTCGAATACAAAGCCGATCTGTACGGCACGCACGTCGTACAGGTCGAACCTGAGGGAACAACGAAGGAGTGTGCATCTTGTGGCGTGGAGACAGCGAAACCCATCTGGGTGCGAGAACACTCCTGCCCGTCGTGCGGATTCGAGACGGACAGAGATGCAAACGCCGCGATGAACGTCCTCCAACGCGGCTTTGCTGAACTAGGGCTGGGATGGCCCGAAACAACGCCTGTGGAGACTGTGACCGCTACGGACACGACTCAGTTCGAGTCTGTGTCTGCAAGTCACGTCATCGAAACAGGAAGCCTGCCCTCGTAA
- a CDS encoding alpha/beta fold hydrolase, which translates to MPYASNDGVSLYYETEGDGEAVLCCGDVGLGAWQWGWQHAALAGPYEVIVADTRGCGRSDDPPEDCTVETLAEDAVAVLRDHGVRSAHVVGAGLGGMVALELARTTGRVRSLTLLGTALAGDGYDPEPMFAPPTDEAALRTSMEAVFSREFVDEQADAISQFVEWRAAEDADRQSWERQATALDAFAVEAPYEITEPALVVHGTDDRLCPVDRGRELAEDLPNAELFEVAGAGHLVGVEASKVVNDRLGTFLESA; encoded by the coding sequence GTGCCCTACGCGAGCAACGACGGCGTCTCGCTGTACTACGAAACCGAGGGCGACGGGGAGGCGGTGCTGTGCTGTGGCGACGTCGGCCTCGGCGCGTGGCAGTGGGGCTGGCAGCACGCCGCCCTCGCCGGCCCGTACGAGGTGATCGTGGCCGACACCCGCGGCTGCGGGCGCTCGGACGACCCCCCTGAGGACTGCACCGTCGAGACGCTGGCCGAGGACGCTGTCGCCGTGCTCCGGGATCACGGCGTCCGGTCGGCCCACGTCGTCGGCGCCGGCCTCGGCGGGATGGTCGCGCTCGAACTGGCCCGCACGACCGGGCGCGTGCGCTCGCTCACGCTGCTCGGGACCGCGCTTGCGGGCGACGGCTACGACCCCGAGCCGATGTTCGCGCCACCGACCGACGAGGCCGCGCTGCGGACGTCGATGGAAGCCGTGTTCTCCCGCGAGTTCGTCGACGAGCAGGCCGACGCGATCAGCCAGTTCGTCGAGTGGCGCGCCGCCGAGGACGCCGACCGCCAGTCCTGGGAGCGACAGGCCACCGCGCTCGACGCCTTCGCCGTCGAGGCGCCGTACGAGATCACCGAGCCCGCACTGGTGGTCCACGGCACCGACGACCGACTCTGCCCGGTCGATCGGGGCCGCGAACTCGCCGAGGACCTGCCGAACGCCGAACTGTTCGAGGTGGCGGGCGCCGGCCACCTCGTCGGCGTCGAGGCGTCGAAAGTCGTGAACGACCGGCTGGGAACGTTCCTGGAGTCGGCGTAG
- the alaS gene encoding alanine--tRNA ligase: MSELESEYRLEYFAENGFERQTCSSCGAHFWSRVERETCGEPPCEDYGFIDDPGFDESYSLVEMREEFLSFFEEHGHERVDPAPVAANRWRDDVLLTQASIYDFQPHVTSGQSPPPANPLVVSQPCIRMQDIDNVGKTGRHTMAFEMGGHHAFNADEGTDYAYEGEVYWKDQCVEYCEEFFSSMGVPREEITFIEDPWVGGGNAGPAFEVIYKGLELATLVFMMLEQDPDGEYEMKDGNTYSEMDRRVVDTGYGIERWTWMSQGTPTVYEAIYPESIEFLKENAGIEMTEAEQELVHRASKLAGHMDIDEAEDMEAARDTIAERLDVPVERLEELMEPLESIYAIADHARCLAYMFGDEIVPSNVGTGYLARMVLRRTKRLVDDVGVDVPLDELVDREAERLGYENRDTIRDIVRTEVRKYEETLERGRRKVQQLADEHAEAGTPIPTEQLIELYDSHGIQPSMVAEIAAERGAEVNEPDDFYSLVAERHDAEEALEEGEGTADRVDDLPETDQLYYEDQDRMEFEAVVLDVLEREEGYDVVLDQTMFYPEGGGQPADHGTLVSEDGSVEVVDVQSRDGVILHRTTESPGKGEFVTGQIDAERRRRLMQHHTATHIVGAAARQVLGDHVRQAGAQKGVDSSRLDVNHYERVSREEVKEIERVANEIVTDNTSVRQEWPQRHEAEEEHGFDLYQGGIPPGENIRLIHVGDDVQACGGTHVSRTGDVGAIKILNTEPVQDGVERFVFAAGEAAIEATQDTEDALYAAADTFDVNPADVPDAAERFFTEWKERGKTIEELKGQLAEARAGGGEDAEEVEIDGTTAVIQRIDADADELQATANALVGEGKIAVVGSGADDSAQIVVGVPDGVDVDAGEVIGELARKVGGGGGGPPDFAQGGGPDVEALDEALDEAPDVLRKKQTA; encoded by the coding sequence ATGAGTGAGCTCGAGAGCGAGTACCGGCTCGAATACTTCGCGGAGAACGGGTTCGAACGCCAGACCTGTTCGTCGTGTGGCGCCCACTTCTGGAGCCGCGTCGAGCGCGAAACCTGTGGCGAGCCCCCCTGTGAGGACTACGGGTTCATCGACGACCCCGGGTTCGACGAGTCGTACTCGCTGGTGGAGATGCGCGAGGAGTTCCTCTCCTTCTTCGAGGAGCACGGCCACGAGCGGGTCGACCCCGCCCCCGTCGCGGCCAACCGCTGGCGCGACGACGTGCTGCTGACCCAGGCGTCGATCTACGACTTCCAGCCCCACGTCACCAGCGGCCAGTCGCCGCCGCCGGCGAACCCGCTGGTCGTCTCCCAGCCCTGCATCCGGATGCAGGACATCGACAACGTCGGGAAAACCGGCCGCCACACGATGGCGTTCGAGATGGGCGGCCACCACGCGTTCAACGCCGACGAGGGGACCGACTACGCCTACGAGGGCGAGGTGTACTGGAAGGACCAGTGTGTCGAGTACTGCGAGGAGTTCTTCTCGTCGATGGGCGTCCCCCGCGAGGAGATCACGTTCATCGAGGACCCGTGGGTCGGCGGCGGCAACGCCGGCCCCGCCTTCGAGGTGATCTACAAGGGGCTCGAGCTGGCGACGCTCGTGTTCATGATGCTTGAGCAGGACCCCGACGGCGAGTACGAGATGAAGGACGGCAACACGTACTCGGAGATGGACCGCCGAGTCGTCGACACTGGGTACGGGATCGAGCGCTGGACGTGGATGAGCCAGGGCACGCCCACGGTGTACGAGGCGATCTACCCCGAATCGATCGAGTTCCTCAAGGAGAACGCCGGGATCGAGATGACCGAGGCGGAGCAGGAGCTCGTCCACCGCGCCTCGAAGCTCGCGGGCCACATGGACATCGACGAGGCCGAGGACATGGAGGCCGCCCGCGACACCATCGCCGAGCGGCTGGACGTCCCCGTCGAGCGGCTCGAGGAGCTGATGGAGCCGTTGGAGTCGATCTACGCGATCGCCGACCACGCGCGCTGTCTGGCCTACATGTTCGGCGACGAGATCGTCCCCTCGAACGTGGGGACGGGCTACCTCGCCCGTATGGTGCTCCGCCGGACGAAGCGGCTGGTCGACGACGTCGGCGTCGACGTGCCGCTGGACGAACTGGTCGACCGCGAGGCCGAGCGACTCGGGTACGAGAACCGCGACACGATCCGCGACATCGTCCGCACGGAGGTGCGCAAGTACGAGGAGACGCTCGAACGCGGCCGGCGGAAGGTCCAGCAGCTGGCCGACGAGCACGCCGAAGCCGGCACGCCGATCCCGACCGAACAGCTGATCGAGCTGTACGACTCCCACGGGATCCAGCCGTCGATGGTCGCCGAGATCGCCGCGGAGCGCGGCGCCGAGGTGAACGAGCCCGACGACTTCTACTCGCTGGTCGCCGAGCGCCACGACGCCGAGGAGGCGCTCGAGGAAGGGGAGGGGACGGCCGACCGCGTCGATGACCTCCCCGAGACCGATCAGCTCTACTACGAGGACCAGGACCGCATGGAGTTCGAGGCGGTGGTTCTCGACGTGCTCGAACGCGAGGAGGGGTACGACGTGGTGCTCGACCAGACGATGTTCTACCCCGAGGGCGGCGGCCAGCCCGCCGACCACGGGACGCTCGTCAGCGAGGACGGCAGCGTCGAGGTCGTCGACGTGCAGTCGCGCGACGGCGTGATCCTCCACCGCACCACCGAGAGCCCCGGGAAAGGCGAGTTCGTCACCGGGCAGATCGACGCCGAGCGCCGCCGGCGCCTGATGCAGCACCACACCGCGACCCACATCGTCGGCGCCGCCGCGCGGCAGGTGCTCGGCGACCACGTCCGACAGGCCGGCGCCCAGAAAGGCGTCGACAGTTCGCGGCTGGACGTGAACCACTACGAGCGAGTGAGTCGGGAGGAGGTCAAGGAGATCGAACGCGTCGCCAACGAGATCGTGACCGACAACACCAGCGTCCGCCAGGAGTGGCCCCAGCGCCACGAGGCCGAGGAGGAACACGGGTTCGACCTCTACCAGGGCGGCATCCCGCCGGGCGAGAACATCCGGCTGATCCACGTCGGCGACGACGTGCAGGCCTGTGGCGGCACCCACGTCAGCCGGACCGGCGACGTGGGCGCGATCAAGATCCTGAACACCGAGCCCGTGCAGGACGGCGTCGAGCGGTTCGTGTTCGCCGCGGGCGAAGCCGCCATCGAGGCGACCCAGGACACCGAGGACGCGCTGTACGCCGCGGCGGACACGTTCGACGTGAACCCCGCGGACGTCCCCGACGCCGCCGAGCGCTTCTTCACCGAGTGGAAGGAGCGCGGCAAGACCATCGAGGAGCTCAAAGGGCAGCTCGCCGAGGCCCGCGCGGGCGGCGGCGAGGACGCCGAGGAGGTCGAGATCGACGGCACGACCGCCGTGATCCAGCGCATCGACGCCGACGCCGACGAACTCCAGGCGACCGCGAACGCGCTCGTCGGGGAGGGGAAGATCGCGGTCGTCGGCTCCGGCGCCGACGACTCCGCCCAGATCGTCGTGGGCGTCCCCGACGGCGTCGACGTCGACGCCGGCGAGGTGATCGGCGAGCTCGCCCGCAAGGTCGGCGGCGGCGGCGGCGGCCCGCCGGACTTCGCCCAGGGCGGCGGCCCCGACGTGGAAGCGCTCGACGAGGCGCTCGACGAGGCGCCCGACGTGCTGCGGAAGAAGCAGACGGCCTGA
- a CDS encoding GAF domain-containing protein — MVGENPCRAAGQLLDRDGFVGRAEPPSSAYAAFEESHPDCLVVCGDSLPTPLAAAASEAGCPIVDCEGGRPATRGDDENADASGDLGDRVTAAVGATPNRERIARLHEGSAELVGVDDRGDLYQRVVDIAADVLDFDTAVLYFRDGDGFAAAAVTGRADPDRVPPDQGVVAHVAETREPVIVDDVERHPIAEPRDERHRSALVVPFGGDGVFTALSTLRGGFDEVDLKLAELLVTHGSQVDARLRAEADLRDRQERITRLHEAAPSLIGAESESALFQRVVDIAEDVLELDQSVLLMMQDGDLKPVGGRTDRLENVSTEAGIVGRTFNEERSFLVDDAEANVDAEPADETVRSAISVPVGSSGVFQVISSETGTFDEIDLELVELLIGYAESTLDRIRSEAALRESRRVIERLHTTAMELGAAETEAALLDHAIDAAEDVLDMDMCKLDLRDGDMLVPVVESGGVPEDAGRKMHVSEGIAGKTVRTGESFLLRDVTSDPDSEPTDPEFESAISVPVGELGVFQAVSNEPEAFDEEDLELAELLMAHVAVALQRVRAEADLRRQRDSLEALFENIPGAAVAYEMIDGEPIVQRVNGAFERTFGYDADDIEGESLDEYIVPPEGEDQADSYNERLANGERVQSEVERETVDGNKHFLLQVTPLEVGEENAPGYAIYTDVTEQREREAELRRQNERLDQFASVVSHDLRNPLNVASGYLDLVRETGNLDKLDNVENALDRMDALVTDLLTLAREGKDVGETRSVALDSVARTAWDHVATDGATLAVETDREVDADPDRLIELFENLYRNAAEHAGDAPTVTVGALADCEGFFVADDGPGIDEAIDPFDTGVTTSDEGTGFGLPIVESIAEAHGWSVSVTESDEGGARFEFETA; from the coding sequence GTGGTCGGGGAAAACCCCTGTCGGGCGGCGGGGCAACTGCTCGATCGGGACGGGTTCGTCGGCCGCGCCGAACCGCCGTCGTCGGCGTACGCGGCGTTCGAGGAGTCACATCCGGACTGTCTGGTCGTCTGTGGCGACTCGCTCCCGACGCCGCTGGCGGCCGCGGCCTCGGAGGCCGGCTGTCCGATCGTCGACTGCGAGGGAGGCCGTCCCGCGACACGGGGTGACGACGAGAACGCCGACGCGTCGGGTGATCTCGGTGACCGCGTCACGGCGGCCGTCGGCGCCACACCCAACCGCGAGCGCATCGCTCGCCTCCACGAGGGCTCAGCCGAACTTGTCGGGGTCGACGACCGGGGGGACCTCTACCAGCGCGTGGTCGATATCGCGGCGGACGTGCTCGATTTCGACACCGCCGTGTTGTACTTCCGCGATGGGGACGGGTTCGCCGCCGCTGCGGTGACTGGGAGGGCGGATCCCGACCGCGTCCCGCCCGACCAGGGGGTGGTGGCACACGTCGCCGAGACGAGAGAGCCGGTGATCGTCGACGACGTCGAGCGCCATCCGATCGCCGAGCCGCGGGACGAACGCCACCGATCGGCGCTGGTCGTCCCCTTCGGCGGCGACGGCGTGTTCACCGCTCTCTCGACGTTGCGTGGGGGGTTCGACGAGGTGGATCTGAAGCTCGCGGAGCTGTTGGTCACCCACGGCTCGCAGGTCGACGCCCGGCTGCGCGCCGAGGCGGACCTCCGGGACCGACAGGAGCGCATCACCCGACTCCACGAGGCCGCGCCGTCGTTGATCGGCGCCGAGTCCGAGTCGGCGCTGTTCCAGCGCGTGGTCGACATCGCGGAGGACGTGCTCGAGCTCGACCAGTCGGTGCTGTTGATGATGCAGGACGGCGATCTGAAGCCGGTCGGCGGCCGGACCGACAGGCTGGAGAACGTGTCGACCGAGGCGGGTATCGTCGGTCGGACGTTCAACGAGGAGCGCTCGTTCCTCGTCGACGACGCCGAGGCGAACGTCGACGCCGAACCGGCCGACGAGACGGTCAGGTCCGCGATCAGCGTCCCCGTCGGGAGCTCCGGCGTGTTCCAGGTGATCTCCAGTGAGACGGGAACGTTCGACGAGATCGATCTCGAGCTCGTTGAGCTGTTGATCGGCTACGCGGAGTCGACGCTCGACCGCATCCGGTCGGAGGCCGCGCTCCGGGAGTCCCGCCGGGTGATCGAGCGGCTCCACACGACCGCGATGGAGCTGGGCGCCGCCGAGACCGAGGCGGCGCTGCTCGATCACGCCATCGACGCCGCCGAGGACGTCCTGGATATGGACATGTGTAAGCTGGACCTGCGCGACGGGGATATGCTCGTCCCCGTCGTGGAGTCGGGCGGCGTCCCGGAGGACGCGGGGCGGAAGATGCACGTCTCGGAGGGGATCGCGGGCAAGACCGTCCGTACGGGCGAGTCGTTCCTGCTCCGGGACGTCACCAGCGACCCCGACTCCGAGCCGACCGACCCGGAGTTCGAGTCGGCTATCTCCGTCCCGGTCGGGGAGCTCGGCGTGTTCCAGGCGGTCTCGAACGAGCCCGAGGCGTTCGACGAGGAGGATCTCGAACTCGCGGAGCTGCTGATGGCCCACGTCGCGGTGGCGCTGCAGCGCGTCCGCGCCGAGGCCGACCTCCGTCGCCAGCGGGACAGTCTGGAGGCGCTGTTCGAGAACATCCCGGGCGCCGCCGTCGCCTACGAGATGATCGACGGCGAGCCGATCGTCCAGCGCGTCAACGGCGCGTTCGAGCGGACGTTCGGCTACGACGCCGACGATATCGAGGGGGAGTCGCTCGACGAGTACATCGTCCCGCCCGAGGGCGAGGACCAGGCCGACTCGTACAACGAACGGCTCGCGAACGGGGAACGGGTCCAGTCCGAAGTCGAACGGGAGACTGTCGACGGCAACAAACACTTCCTGCTGCAGGTGACGCCGCTGGAGGTCGGCGAGGAGAACGCGCCGGGGTACGCCATCTACACGGACGTGACCGAGCAGCGCGAGCGCGAGGCCGAGCTCCGGCGGCAGAACGAACGCCTCGACCAGTTCGCGAGCGTGGTCTCCCACGACCTGCGCAACCCCCTCAACGTCGCCTCGGGCTACCTCGACCTGGTCAGGGAGACCGGCAACCTCGACAAGCTGGACAACGTCGAGAACGCGCTCGACCGCATGGACGCGCTGGTCACCGACCTCCTCACGCTGGCCCGCGAGGGGAAGGACGTGGGCGAGACGCGCTCGGTGGCGCTGGACAGCGTCGCCCGGACGGCGTGGGACCACGTCGCCACCGACGGCGCGACGCTCGCTGTCGAGACCGACCGCGAGGTCGACGCCGACCCGGACCGGCTGATCGAACTGTTCGAGAACCTCTACCGGAACGCGGCCGAACACGCCGGCGACGCCCCCACGGTGACCGTCGGCGCGCTCGCCGACTGCGAGGGGTTCTTCGTCGCGGACGACGGCCCCGGGATCGACGAGGCGATCGACCCGTTCGACACGGGCGTCACCACCAGCGACGAGGGGACCGGGTTCGGGCTCCCGATCGTCGAGAGCATCGCGGAGGCCCACGGCTGGTCGGTGTCGGTCACGGAGAGCGACGAGGGCGGCGCGCGGTTCGAGTTCGAGACGGCGTGA
- a CDS encoding FkbM family methyltransferase has protein sequence MGSKPAQLVQHYRQEGVRGVARAVQDYAYYKFRLHKLIRTAELDVGSVSVSLVINNQEALWRARGHGEEPVLEAFVEAVDAEDVVWDVGANMGSYALLAAKSGAEVVAFEPGAEARAQLVANAERNDLDNKIDPVPIALSNESGTATLSRGDKTATRALSGGSGTTVPVERGDEIDVPSPDVVKIDVEGTEVAVLDGMEQRLATVRDCFVEVHNGVSDEDVRDRLEEAGLAVSQLDAGDRGETFLRGRREATQ, from the coding sequence ATGGGTTCGAAACCCGCACAGTTGGTTCAACACTACCGCCAAGAGGGGGTTCGGGGGGTGGCCCGTGCCGTTCAGGACTACGCGTACTACAAATTCCGCTTGCACAAACTGATCAGAACGGCGGAGTTGGACGTTGGCTCCGTATCCGTCTCCTTGGTGATAAACAATCAAGAGGCGCTCTGGCGTGCTCGCGGTCACGGTGAGGAACCCGTTCTCGAGGCGTTCGTGGAGGCTGTAGACGCCGAGGATGTTGTGTGGGACGTCGGCGCAAACATGGGATCGTACGCACTATTGGCCGCGAAATCCGGTGCCGAGGTTGTTGCGTTCGAGCCAGGAGCAGAAGCCCGGGCACAGCTGGTTGCCAACGCCGAGCGGAACGATCTCGACAACAAGATAGACCCCGTCCCGATCGCGTTGAGTAACGAGTCCGGGACTGCAACGCTCTCTCGAGGGGACAAAACCGCGACGCGAGCTCTTTCCGGGGGGAGCGGAACCACGGTTCCGGTCGAGCGAGGGGACGAGATCGATGTTCCGTCACCGGATGTCGTGAAGATCGACGTTGAGGGGACTGAGGTCGCTGTCCTCGACGGGATGGAACAACGGTTGGCTACGGTACGCGACTGTTTTGTCGAGGTACACAACGGCGTGAGCGATGAAGACGTTCGCGACCGCCTCGAGGAGGCAGGACTAGCGGTGTCCCAACTGGACGCAGGTGACCGTGGTGAAACGTTTCTTCGGGGGCGGCGAGAGGCGACTCAGTAG